A part of Rattus rattus isolate New Zealand chromosome 6, Rrattus_CSIRO_v1, whole genome shotgun sequence genomic DNA contains:
- the LOC116902868 gene encoding olfactory receptor 10AC1 — MDSPSNSTISRGFLLQGFFEFPHLRPLLFLVLLAVHLATLSGNLLILVAVVSVPSRPPMLLFLCQLSAIELCYTLVVVPRSLADLSMPGHGRGSPISFLGCAVQMQMFVALGGAECFLLAAMAYDRYVAICHPLRYASIVTPGLCARLALACCLGGLAVSVGLTVAVFHLPFCGSRLLVHFFCDITALLHLACTRSYIDELPLLGACLVLLLLPSMLILTSYGAIASALRRLHGGGGRRKAASTCASHLAVTFLHYGCATFMYVRPKSSYSPRLDRTLALVYTNVTPLLYPLIYSLRNREITSAIHRVLGLRGSGSM, encoded by the coding sequence ATGGACAGCCCTAGCAATAGCACCATATCCCGTGGCTTTCTCCTTCAAGGCTTTTTTGAGTTTCCGCATCTGAGGCCCCTTCTCTTCCTGGTGCTGTTGGCTGTGCACCTGGCCACTTTGAGTGGTAACCTGCTCATCCTGGTGGCTGTGGTCTCAGTGCCCAGCAGGCCACCCATGCTGCTCTTCCTTTGTCAGTTGTCAGCCATTGAACTCTGTTACACGCTAGTGGTGGTGCCCCGATCTCTAGCCGACCTGAGCATGCCTGGCCATGGCAGGGGCAGCCCCATCTCCTTCCTGGGCTGTGCTGTCCAGATGCAGATGTTTGTGGCACTGGGTGGGGCTGAGTGCTTCTTGTTGGcagccatggcctatgaccgctatgtggccatctgccacCCACTGCGCTATGCATCCATTGTGACCCCAGGTCTATGTGCACGACTGGCCCTGGCCTGCTGCCTTGGCGGACTAGCAGTATCCGTGGGACTTACGGTGGCAGTGTTCCACCTCCCTTTCTGTGGCTCCCGCCTGCTGGTGCATTTCTTCTGCGACATCACCGCCCTGCTGCACTTGGCCTGCACACGGAGCTACATAGATGAGCTGCCCTTGCTAGGAGCCTGCCTGGTGCTGCTGTTGCTGCCCTCAATGCTCATCCTGACCTCCTATGGGGCCATTGCCTCTGCCCTGCGCCGCCTGCACGGTGGTGGAGGCAGACGCAAGGCTGCCTCGACCTGTGCTTCACACCTGGCTGTCACCTTCTTGCATTACGGCTGTGCCACCTTTATGTACGTGCGGCCCAAGTCCAGTTACTCCCCGCGACTGGATCGCACACTAGCGCTGGTTTATACCAACGTCACGCCACTTCTATATCCTCTTATCTACAGCCTGCGCAACCGGGAGATCACTTCTGCCATTCACAGAGTCCTGGGGCTCCGTGGATCAGGGTCTATGTGA